A single genomic interval of Hevea brasiliensis isolate MT/VB/25A 57/8 chromosome 4, ASM3005281v1, whole genome shotgun sequence harbors:
- the LOC110653195 gene encoding uncharacterized protein LOC110653195 has product MPSAPPLSKRKDPPTPFWNHLLKTKGSGLYTFFDEGQFNNPICIQSALASHDTIQKDAFKILKDRKVQPTRYISAEALQSTGLFDNRRKLQKKSAIVFPVEPETDEAPTNTFKSGHIKTDIVSGIDDSVESSIISGEKCEEGIGSECHSDELVIGEDIQIRELCISVLRSHGLLVGDWCKSASVPTKIVRNNKGSDSFQSCELCVNLDNTLNMLLCDHCEKAFHAPCCNPKTKMSPTDEWFCQSCSKLAGKVSLEASFMKSQSISCCNGIPEFKWGPIALMLKYPEPYTSRPRIGGCFQATVPEWSDQMSKDFDSIGEPLELDPAEIVGLHGCPADKYLGAISNWLQCQEVLYDGTGEYAEGTICGKWHR; this is encoded by the exons ATGCCCTCTGCTCCTCCTCTGTCCAAgcgcaaagacccacccaccccattttgGAACCACCTCCTAAAAACCAAAGGCTCCGGCCTCTACACCTTCTTCGATGAAGGGCAGTTTAACAACCCCATTTGTATCCAAAGCGCCTTGGCCTCTCACGATACAATTCAAAAAGACGCTTTCAAAATACTCAAGGATAGGAAAGTACAacctactaggtatatatctgctgaaGCTCTACAATCTAcgggtttatttgataat CGAAGAAAACTTCAGAAAAAGTCTGCTATAGTATTCCCAGTTGAGCCAGAAACTGATGAAGCACCCACTAACACATTCAAGAGTGGTCATATAAAGACAGATATTGTTTCTGGAATTGATGATAGCGTTGAATCTTCTATCATTTCTGGTGAAAAATGCGAGGAAGGCATTGGCAGCGAATGCCACAGTGATGAGTTGGTGATAGGTGAAGACATCCAAATAAGAGAACTATGCATTTCTGTTCTCAGAAGTCATGGGCTGCTTGTGGGAGATTGGTGTAAGAGTGCAAGTGTTCCCACTAAAATTGTAAGAAATAATAAGGGGAGCGACAGTTTCCAATCCTGTGAGCTATGCGTTAATTTAGATAATACACTAAATATGTTGCTTTGTGATCATTGTGAAAAGGCATTTCATGCACCTTGCTGCAATCCAAAGACAAAGATGTCACCCACTGACGAATGGTTTTGTCAATCTTGTTCAAAGCTAGCTGGCAAAGTTTCACTAGAGGCTTCCTTTATGAAATCACAAAGCATCAGTTGTTGCAATGGAATTCCTGAATTTAAGTGGGGTCCAATAGCGCTCATGTTAAAATACCCTGAGCCATATACATCTCGTCCTAGAATTGGTGGTTGTTTTCAAGCAACAGTTCCTGAATGGTCTGATCAAATGTCCAA GGATTTTGATTCCATTGGTGAGCCACTGGAACTGGATCCAGCAGAGATTGTTGGCTTACAT GGATGCCCTGCGGACAAGTATCTGGGTGCTATTAGTAATTGGCTCCAATGTCAAGAAGTCTTATATGATGGTACAGGAGAATATGCAGAAGGAACCATATGTGGGAAATGGCATCGGTAA
- the LOC110657289 gene encoding transcription factor MYB1-like produces the protein MGRSPGCSKEGFNRGAWTALEDKMLMDYVAMRGEGKWSSVARNTGLKRCGKSCRLRWLNYLRPGIKRGNFSDDEEELIIRLHKLLGNRWSLIAGRLPGRTDNEIKNYWNTNLAKKAQELQFTLPKLEKKQPYLAGPSATQQQDVQLVNVAIGPILETEKSSSLLCEGEFLKDFSVEELCQILDSDYLTKPSDVNVNDVREEEMDGVNKSETAEFLMKFEENWDGNASCVENDYMSRLVSFLDSDVEWSVMASITNICPE, from the exons atgggaagATCACCTGGCTGTTCAAAGGAAGGTTTCAACAGAGGAGCTTGGACTGCTCTTGAAGACAAAATGCTCATGGATTACGTCGCCATGCGTGGTGAAGGAAAATGGAGCAGTGTTGCTAGAAACACAG GTCTAAAGAGATGTGGAAAGAGCTGCAGGCTTCGATGGTTGAATTACCTTAGACCTGGCATAAAGAGAGGGAACTTCTCAGATGATGAAGAAGAACTCATTATCAGGCTTCACAAACTCTTAGGAAACAGATGGTCTCTTATAGCAGGGAGACTCCCAGGTCGTACAGACAATGAAATAAAGAATTACTGGAACACCAATTTAGCTAAGAAGGCACAAGAGTTGCAATTCACCTTGCCTAAACTTGAGAAGAAACAACCTTATCTTGCAGGACCTTCAGCAACGCAGCAACAAGATGTTCAACTAGTTAACGTGGCAATTGGACCAATATTAGAGACTGAAAAATCATCATCGCTGCTGTGTGAAGGAGAGTTTCTCAAAGATTTTAGTGTAGAAGAGTTATGCCAGATTCTTGATTCAGATTACTTGACAAAGCCAAGTGATGTGAATGTTAATGATGTCAGAGAAGAAGAAATGGATGGTGTTAATAAGAGTGAAACAGCTGAGTTTCTGATGAAATTTGAGGAGAATTGGGATGGCAATGCATCTTGTGTTGAAAATGATTACATGTCACGGCTGGTTTCCTTTCTTGATTCTGATGTGGAGTGGTCGGTGATGGCATCAATCACTAACATATGTCCtgaataa